Proteins encoded within one genomic window of Paucidesulfovibrio longus DSM 6739:
- a CDS encoding DUF3124 domain-containing protein — MSVLRFAIVSALLLAAWPGSVFAQDLSTGQTVYVPAYSHIYHGSKSRPFALAVTLSIRNTDPRNAVMLTSVDYYDTQGKLVKVHLLKPERLGPLATREILVDESDSSGGSGANFVVRWRADKTVNAPIIETVMIGTQGQQGISFRCLGREIQE, encoded by the coding sequence ATGAGCGTCTTGCGTTTTGCGATCGTCTCAGCGCTGTTGCTGGCCGCCTGGCCGGGCAGCGTCTTCGCGCAGGATCTATCCACGGGACAGACCGTGTACGTGCCCGCCTATTCGCACATTTACCACGGCTCCAAGTCGCGGCCCTTCGCCCTCGCGGTGACGCTGAGCATTCGCAACACCGATCCCCGCAACGCGGTCATGCTCACCAGCGTGGACTATTACGACACGCAGGGCAAGCTGGTGAAGGTTCACCTGCTCAAGCCGGAACGTCTGGGGCCGCTGGCCACGCGGGAAATCCTCGTGGACGAGAGCGATTCCTCGGGCGGCTCCGGGGCCAACTTCGTGGTGCGCTGGCGCGCGGACAAGACGGTCAACGCCCCGATCATCGAGACGGTGATGATCGGAACCCAGGGCCAGCAGGGCATTTCCTTCCGTTGCCTGGGGCGGGAAATCCAGGAGTGA
- a CDS encoding Bcr/CflA family efflux MFS transporter, whose product MPNLLLLALLATFPSLSTDMYLPAIPLLERIWGISLPLANLSLVVFFASFSFFLLVHGPLSDRFGRRPVLLWGILLFIAGSLSCALSTSIGMLIAARAVQAAGAAAASSLSLALSKDLYSGQDRQRILAYIAVILSVCPMLAPTLGSWVMLVASWRWIFVCQAVLALAGLYGSFRLKEPLANRTRGGVLAVAGRYLVLLRNGRFLLVTLAFSIMSMPHFAYIGGSSSIFISDFGVSEQAYGIYFGINALGLMLGAMLCSRIGAARDGGFVLNTALFGLLASGCALLLTGGSTPLRLVLPMFCCTFFLGLSRPISNNMVLEQVESDVGAASSVLTFCIFTLGAFGMWLISLDWHSKPMLVGVLAVLGALTPLAAMRLFRRIERRDAERKSG is encoded by the coding sequence GTGCCGAACCTTCTTCTGCTCGCCTTGCTGGCGACCTTTCCTTCGTTGTCCACGGACATGTACCTGCCCGCCATCCCGCTTTTGGAGCGGATCTGGGGAATTTCCCTGCCCCTGGCCAACCTTTCCCTCGTGGTCTTCTTCGCCAGCTTCAGCTTCTTCCTTCTGGTGCACGGCCCGCTCTCGGACCGCTTCGGCCGCAGGCCCGTGCTGCTCTGGGGCATCCTGCTCTTCATCGCGGGCAGCCTGAGCTGCGCCCTGTCCACGTCCATCGGCATGCTCATCGCGGCGCGCGCGGTCCAGGCCGCCGGAGCCGCAGCGGCTTCGTCCCTGTCCCTGGCCCTGTCCAAGGATCTCTATTCCGGCCAGGACCGCCAGCGCATCCTCGCCTATATCGCCGTGATCCTCTCGGTCTGCCCCATGCTCGCGCCGACCCTCGGCAGCTGGGTCATGCTCGTGGCCTCCTGGCGCTGGATCTTCGTCTGCCAGGCGGTGCTGGCCCTGGCCGGGCTCTACGGCTCCTTCCGGCTCAAGGAGCCGCTCGCGAACCGCACCAGGGGCGGCGTCCTGGCCGTGGCCGGACGCTATCTCGTGCTGCTGCGCAACGGCCGATTCCTGCTCGTGACCCTGGCCTTCTCGATCATGTCCATGCCCCACTTCGCCTACATCGGCGGCTCGTCGAGCATATTCATCTCGGATTTCGGCGTCAGCGAGCAGGCCTACGGCATCTATTTCGGAATCAACGCGCTTGGCCTGATGCTCGGCGCCATGCTCTGCTCGCGCATCGGCGCGGCCCGCGACGGCGGCTTCGTGCTGAACACGGCCCTGTTCGGGCTGCTCGCTTCGGGCTGCGCCCTGCTGCTCACGGGCGGCTCGACCCCGCTCCGACTGGTGCTGCCCATGTTCTGCTGCACCTTTTTCCTGGGCCTCTCCCGGCCCATCAGCAACAACATGGTTCTGGAGCAGGTCGAATCCGACGTGGGCGCAGCCTCTTCCGTGCTGACCTTCTGCATCTTCACCCTGGGCGCGTTCGGCATGTGGCTGATCTCGCTGGACTGGCACAGCAAGCCCATGCTCGTGGGCGTTCTTGCCGTGCTCGGCGCCCTGACCCCGCTGGCGGCCATGCGCCTCTTCCGGAGGATCGAACGCCGCGATGCGGAACGCAAAAGCGGCTGA